In the Maribacter sp. MJ134 genome, one interval contains:
- the pta gene encoding phosphate acetyltransferase: protein MTKALYVATLESHSGKSLVVLGLMQLLLGKMAKVGYFRPVIDDVAKGKIDNHINTVISHFDLDINAEDAYALTQSQVVDMFNDGRQGDILDIIIAKFKQLEERFDFILVEGSDFSSDGSIIEFDLNIDIAKNLGTPVILIDNAKGKALEEFCGNLESAVNTYIQKGIEILGVVANKVRPENTDVVHERLLEELKDKTIPFTVPRVKNLSHPTLHEILESLDGKVLFGKENLDNQTGSFGVGAMQLHNYLTHLRDNSLVITPGDRSDIILGALQANLSDNYPTISGIVLTGGILPEPSIIKLLEGFETHVPIISVQQGTFETTNSVGNIKSKIYAKSKQKIATSIALFNTHINGEVLLERLKTFEPKSITPRMFQYNLLQRAKTQKKHIVLPEGEDARILEAASELGGLGIVEITLLGDPEKIEKKAMQLGIDISHLNCIDPARSPNFENYAETFCELRKHKGVNMDVARDTMLDVSYFGTMMVYQGHADGMVSGAVHTTQHTIRPALQFVKTKPGIKVVSSVFFMCLENRVSVFGDCAINPNPTAEQLAEIAISSAASAERFGIKAKIAMLSYSSGSSGKGEDVDKVRKATEIVKSEHPNLQIEGPIQYDAAVDPLVGKSKLPDSLVAGQASVLIFPDLNTGNNTYKAVQRETGALAIGPMLQGLNKPVNDLSRGCSVDDVFNTVIVTAIQAQES from the coding sequence ATGACAAAAGCCCTTTATGTTGCCACATTAGAATCCCATAGCGGTAAATCTTTAGTTGTTCTCGGTTTAATGCAACTTTTGCTTGGTAAGATGGCTAAAGTAGGCTATTTCAGACCTGTTATTGATGATGTGGCAAAAGGAAAAATTGACAATCATATCAACACGGTAATCTCTCATTTTGATTTGGATATTAATGCCGAAGATGCCTATGCTTTAACGCAAAGTCAGGTTGTAGATATGTTCAATGATGGTAGACAAGGCGATATTCTAGACATTATTATAGCAAAGTTCAAACAGCTGGAAGAAAGGTTTGATTTTATTCTTGTAGAAGGAAGTGATTTTTCTAGTGACGGTAGTATTATCGAATTCGATTTGAACATAGATATCGCAAAAAATCTGGGCACGCCCGTTATTTTAATAGATAATGCCAAGGGTAAAGCTCTTGAAGAGTTTTGCGGAAATCTAGAATCTGCGGTAAATACCTATATTCAAAAAGGAATAGAAATTCTAGGCGTAGTGGCCAATAAGGTGCGTCCGGAAAATACGGATGTAGTTCACGAAAGGCTACTTGAAGAATTGAAGGATAAAACGATTCCGTTTACAGTTCCGAGGGTTAAAAATCTATCGCACCCAACATTACACGAGATTTTAGAATCCCTTGACGGGAAAGTGCTTTTTGGAAAAGAGAATTTAGATAACCAGACGGGAAGTTTTGGAGTAGGGGCCATGCAGTTACATAATTACTTAACGCATCTTAGGGATAATAGTTTGGTCATTACCCCGGGAGATCGGTCAGATATCATTCTTGGTGCTTTGCAGGCCAACCTTTCGGATAATTATCCTACCATCTCTGGTATTGTGCTTACCGGAGGCATTTTGCCGGAACCATCTATCATAAAGCTTTTGGAAGGTTTTGAAACCCATGTTCCTATCATCTCCGTGCAGCAGGGAACTTTTGAGACTACCAATTCCGTAGGTAATATTAAATCAAAAATCTATGCGAAAAGTAAGCAAAAGATTGCTACATCAATAGCACTTTTCAACACCCATATTAATGGTGAGGTATTACTAGAACGACTGAAAACTTTTGAGCCTAAAAGCATTACACCAAGAATGTTTCAATACAATCTATTACAACGGGCCAAGACACAAAAGAAACATATTGTATTGCCAGAGGGAGAGGACGCTCGCATATTGGAAGCAGCCAGTGAACTAGGCGGTTTAGGAATCGTAGAGATAACGCTTTTGGGAGATCCAGAAAAAATAGAGAAAAAGGCTATGCAATTGGGGATAGATATTTCTCACCTTAATTGTATTGACCCGGCACGCTCGCCAAACTTTGAAAATTATGCGGAAACCTTTTGTGAGCTTAGAAAGCACAAAGGTGTCAATATGGACGTCGCAAGGGACACCATGCTAGATGTCTCCTATTTTGGGACTATGATGGTGTATCAAGGACATGCGGACGGAATGGTATCCGGTGCCGTACATACCACCCAGCATACCATAAGGCCGGCGTTACAATTCGTAAAGACCAAACCGGGCATAAAGGTAGTTTCTTCCGTATTTTTTATGTGTTTGGAAAATAGGGTGTCCGTCTTTGGTGATTGTGCCATAAACCCTAACCCAACTGCGGAGCAATTGGCTGAAATTGCAATCTCTTCAGCTGCTTCTGCCGAAAGATTTGGTATTAAAGCAAAAATTGCCATGCTATCCTACTCCTCGGGAAGTTCTGGAAAGGGCGAAGATGTAGACAAGGTAAGAAAGGCAACCGAAATCGTAAAAAGTGAACATCCTAATTTACAGATAGAGGGTCCCATACAATATGATGCGGCAGTAGACCCCTTGGTAGGTAAAAGTAAGTTGCCGGATTCTTTGGTGGCCGGTCAGGCCTCTGTACTCATATTTCCGGATTTGAATACGGGGAACAATACCTACAAGGCAGTGCAGCGAGAAACAGGTGCCCTAGCTATTGGGCCAATGCTTCAAGGTCTTAATAAACCGGTAAACGATTTAAGTCGCGGTTGTTCCGTGGACGATGTTTTTAACACGGTAATCGTTACCGCCATCCAAGCACAAGAAAGTTAA
- a CDS encoding pyruvate kinase produces the protein MYKLKIGDKVYNVAKDGFDDFARYSFSEVVALTETLAVLKNGVRLVNRPKPSYIIEDVGYSVSRKKGTHWHIVSLQAIRNAQIENEKIKIHEWFASKEFTLEEKRQIFENLNAPVVDVK, from the coding sequence ATGTATAAACTTAAGATAGGAGATAAAGTCTATAATGTCGCTAAAGATGGGTTCGATGATTTTGCACGGTATTCTTTTTCGGAGGTTGTGGCACTAACAGAAACTTTGGCCGTTTTAAAAAATGGAGTACGATTGGTGAATAGACCTAAACCATCCTACATCATAGAAGATGTAGGTTATTCCGTTTCCAGAAAAAAGGGTACGCATTGGCATATCGTTTCCTTACAAGCTATTAGAAATGCCCAAATAGAAAACGAAAAAATTAAAATCCATGAATGGTTTGCTTCCAAAGAGTTTACTTTAGAAGAGAAACGGCAGATTTTTGAAAACTTGAATGCACCTGTAGTAGATGTAAAATAG
- a CDS encoding COG2426 family protein: MILDLIIAALWSISPFGEAKVGIPYGLLKGVNSYAVFLVCFVANLLVFPIMHFFLKYLNKSMLKWDFYKKSAIYVARKAKVGSGDKIKKYGFYGLIFFVMLPVPGTGVYAGSIASYLFKIEKKKAFAANAIGIFFSSVIVWSTTLLTMKGMG, translated from the coding sequence GTGATACTTGATCTTATAATAGCTGCGTTGTGGAGTATTTCCCCTTTTGGAGAAGCTAAGGTGGGTATTCCCTATGGTCTTTTAAAAGGGGTGAATAGTTATGCTGTATTCCTAGTATGTTTTGTGGCTAATTTATTGGTATTCCCAATTATGCACTTTTTTTTAAAATACCTGAACAAGTCAATGCTTAAATGGGATTTTTACAAAAAATCTGCCATTTACGTGGCCAGAAAAGCAAAAGTTGGTTCTGGGGATAAGATTAAAAAATACGGCTTTTATGGCCTTATTTTCTTTGTGATGCTCCCGGTACCTGGAACTGGAGTATACGCTGGTAGTATCGCTAGTTATTTGTTCAAAATAGAGAAGAAAAAAGCTTTTGCGGCCAATGCTATCGGAATATTCTTTTCGTCGGTCATTGTCTGGTCAACTACCTTGCTTACCATGAAAGGTATGGGCTAA
- a CDS encoding Gfo/Idh/MocA family protein, with the protein MKKNNSRRSFLKKASLTSAALTASPFILTSQEDEKILLSRNYNEPKYTANDHINLALIGAGIQGIYDTQAALGVQGIKLVVACDLYLGRLDRAKELWGDAIFVTQDYRKILERKDIDAVIVATPDHWHQKITIDALNAGKHVYCEKPMVQKFEEGQAIIEAQKKSGKICQVGSQGMSSLGNEKAKQLYEDGAIGDIVMLDMYNDRYSAEGAWQYPIPPDANKTTIDYDTFLGTAPKVPYELKRFFRWRNYQDYGTGVAGDLFVHAFSTLNHVISSHGPNRALATGGLRYWKDGRDVPDVTITLYDYPKTETHAAFNAAFRINFIAGNGGGGGFKLIGTEGEMEVGQNQVKLTRSKLGRVPGSYSLIAYTEETQEKIKTAYANKNLESRKNNLSTGTTTWEAPHNYKGGHYDHFYNFFSAIRTNGAVIQDPTFGLRAAGAALLANKSYFKNRPVDWDPTKMKLL; encoded by the coding sequence ATGAAAAAAAATAATTCTAGAAGATCTTTCTTAAAAAAAGCATCACTCACCTCCGCTGCGCTAACAGCATCACCTTTTATTCTTACTTCACAAGAGGATGAAAAAATACTGCTCTCAAGAAATTACAATGAACCTAAATACACAGCGAACGACCATATTAATCTTGCATTAATCGGGGCCGGAATTCAAGGCATATATGATACGCAAGCAGCACTTGGAGTTCAAGGTATTAAGCTAGTTGTGGCCTGTGACCTCTATTTAGGAAGACTTGACAGGGCGAAAGAATTGTGGGGAGATGCCATCTTTGTAACGCAGGACTACAGAAAAATTTTAGAAAGAAAAGATATTGACGCTGTTATTGTAGCAACACCAGACCACTGGCACCAAAAAATTACAATCGACGCACTAAATGCAGGGAAACACGTCTATTGTGAAAAACCGATGGTACAAAAATTTGAAGAAGGGCAGGCGATTATCGAGGCTCAGAAGAAAAGTGGTAAAATATGTCAGGTAGGTAGTCAAGGAATGTCGTCCTTAGGAAACGAAAAGGCAAAACAGTTATATGAGGATGGCGCCATAGGCGATATTGTTATGTTGGATATGTACAACGACCGTTATTCCGCAGAAGGTGCATGGCAGTATCCCATTCCGCCAGATGCTAATAAAACCACCATAGATTATGATACTTTTTTGGGAACCGCTCCAAAAGTACCTTATGAGCTAAAACGCTTTTTTAGATGGCGGAATTATCAGGATTATGGCACGGGTGTCGCCGGTGATTTATTCGTTCATGCCTTTTCCACATTAAACCACGTAATTAGTTCACACGGACCAAATAGGGCACTCGCCACAGGTGGCCTACGCTACTGGAAAGACGGAAGAGATGTACCCGACGTGACCATTACCCTTTATGATTATCCCAAAACGGAAACACATGCGGCATTCAATGCAGCTTTTAGAATAAACTTCATTGCTGGAAACGGCGGTGGAGGTGGTTTTAAGTTAATTGGCACGGAAGGTGAAATGGAGGTAGGCCAGAATCAGGTTAAATTAACCCGTTCTAAGCTAGGCAGAGTCCCCGGAAGTTACTCCCTTATTGCCTATACGGAAGAAACGCAAGAGAAAATCAAAACCGCTTATGCCAATAAAAATTTAGAGTCACGTAAGAACAACCTAAGTACGGGCACTACCACTTGGGAGGCGCCCCATAATTATAAGGGAGGCCATTATGACCATTTTTATAACTTTTTTTCGGCTATTCGCACTAACGGAGCGGTAATACAAGACCCTACCTTTGGTCTTAGAGCTGCAGGGGCGGCACTACTTGCAAACAAGAGTTATTTTAAAAACAGACCGGTAGATTGGGACCCAACAAAAATGAAATTGTTATAA
- a CDS encoding universal stress protein: MKNIIVPIDFSDQSDNALQVAASIAEKNDATVYALHMLELNEAILSSSEGFHPEQTVFLIKLAEKRLSDFLDKTYLQPIKVVPIIKHFKVFSEVSQVAEDHNADLIVMGSTGSDGLKEIFIGSNTEKVVRHSDIPVMVIKTKIEHFSPKEMVFACDLKEENIHAFQRAKYIADTFSAELKLVYINTPGDDFLSTAEIQEKIASFCSTVGHDVLIAIYNDYNVERGILNFTAMSNADLIGIPTHGRKGLSHFFMGSIGEDVANHSVLPVVTFKI, translated from the coding sequence ATGAAAAACATAATTGTTCCTATAGATTTCTCGGACCAATCGGATAATGCCTTACAGGTGGCCGCTAGTATTGCAGAAAAAAATGACGCAACGGTCTATGCGCTGCATATGTTAGAACTGAACGAGGCTATTTTATCTTCCAGTGAAGGTTTTCATCCTGAACAGACCGTATTTCTAATTAAACTGGCCGAGAAACGATTAAGCGATTTTTTAGATAAAACCTATTTACAGCCTATTAAAGTGGTGCCCATCATAAAACATTTTAAGGTGTTCAGTGAAGTAAGTCAGGTGGCGGAAGATCATAATGCGGACTTAATTGTCATGGGTAGTACGGGAAGTGATGGGTTAAAAGAGATCTTCATTGGGTCAAATACCGAAAAGGTAGTGCGTCATTCGGATATTCCGGTAATGGTCATTAAAACCAAAATAGAACATTTTAGTCCAAAAGAAATGGTCTTCGCCTGTGATTTAAAAGAGGAAAACATTCATGCTTTTCAACGTGCAAAATATATAGCGGATACCTTTTCAGCAGAATTGAAATTGGTATACATTAATACTCCAGGAGATGATTTTTTAAGTACTGCGGAAATTCAAGAGAAAATAGCCTCGTTCTGTAGTACTGTTGGCCATGATGTGTTGATAGCGATTTATAATGACTATAACGTAGAACGCGGAATTCTCAATTTTACCGCGATGAGTAATGCGGACCTTATCGGAATACCCACTCATGGTCGTAAAGGGCTATCCCACTTCTTCATGGGAAGTATTGGTGAAGATGTAGCCAATCATTCCGTTTTACCGGTGGTAACATTCAAAATCTGA
- the hemN gene encoding oxygen-independent coproporphyrinogen III oxidase, with protein sequence MCSLVQKYNVPGPRYTSYPTVPYWNIKEFSGKKWSASVQGSFGESNSKEGISLYIHLPFCENMCTFCGCHKRITKRHDVELPYIKSLLKEWSLYLDLLEEKPKVKELHLGGGTPTFFSPENLKLLINEIFKKADRAENYEFSFEGHPNNTTKEHLQALHDVGFKRVSYGVQDYNETVQKAINRVQPFENVANVTNWAREIGYTSVGHDIIFGLPYQTMAHVAKTILKTKSLMPDRLAFYSYAHVPWLKGNGQRGYKDSDLPSPEEKRRQYEDGKNLLGYLGYEEVGMDHFALKTDSLYASSVEGRLHRNFMGYTASRTKLMIGLGASSISDSWYGFAQNVKSVEEYQHLVANNVIPIFKGHLLTKEDQVIRKHILNLMCNFETSWFNEEMFFADLPFVLDELKELEHDRLIEITPRQLRVNEAGQPFIRNICMAFDRKLHERKPETRLFSMTI encoded by the coding sequence ATGTGCAGTCTTGTTCAAAAATACAATGTTCCCGGACCCAGATATACAAGTTATCCAACGGTACCTTACTGGAACATAAAGGAGTTTTCTGGTAAGAAGTGGTCGGCATCAGTTCAAGGAAGCTTTGGGGAGTCAAATTCTAAAGAAGGGATAAGTTTATATATTCATCTACCTTTTTGTGAGAATATGTGTACTTTTTGTGGCTGTCATAAAAGAATTACAAAAAGACACGATGTAGAGTTGCCCTATATTAAATCGCTTTTAAAGGAATGGTCCCTCTATTTGGACCTCCTTGAAGAAAAACCCAAGGTCAAGGAACTTCATTTGGGTGGGGGGACACCAACTTTTTTTAGTCCCGAGAATCTAAAATTGCTCATCAACGAAATCTTTAAAAAGGCAGATAGAGCAGAAAATTATGAGTTTAGTTTTGAAGGGCATCCAAATAATACCACGAAGGAGCATTTACAGGCATTACATGACGTAGGCTTTAAGCGCGTGAGTTATGGCGTACAGGATTACAATGAAACTGTTCAAAAAGCCATCAATAGGGTACAGCCTTTTGAGAATGTAGCTAACGTAACGAATTGGGCAAGAGAGATAGGATATACCTCCGTAGGCCATGATATCATTTTTGGTCTGCCATATCAAACCATGGCCCATGTGGCTAAAACTATACTGAAGACAAAATCCTTAATGCCCGATAGATTGGCCTTTTACAGCTACGCTCATGTACCTTGGCTAAAGGGAAATGGACAAAGAGGTTATAAGGATTCTGATTTACCATCACCAGAAGAAAAACGTAGACAATATGAAGACGGTAAGAACTTGCTAGGCTATTTGGGTTATGAGGAAGTGGGTATGGATCATTTCGCCTTAAAAACAGATAGTTTGTATGCATCTTCCGTTGAAGGAAGATTGCACCGAAATTTTATGGGATATACGGCCTCTAGAACAAAATTGATGATAGGTCTGGGCGCCTCAAGTATTAGCGATAGTTGGTACGGCTTCGCTCAAAATGTAAAAAGTGTGGAAGAGTACCAACACTTGGTGGCAAATAATGTGATCCCAATTTTCAAGGGCCATCTTCTTACCAAGGAAGACCAGGTAATACGAAAACATATCCTTAATCTCATGTGCAATTTTGAAACCTCCTGGTTTAACGAGGAGATGTTTTTTGCCGACTTACCCTTTGTTTTGGATGAATTGAAGGAGCTGGAGCATGACAGATTAATAGAGATAACGCCGAGACAACTTAGGGTAAATGAAGCAGGCCAACCCTTTATACGCAATATTTGTATGGCATTTGACCGTAAACTTCATGAAAGAAAACCGGAAACGCGATTATTTTCTATGACCATCTAA
- a CDS encoding Lrp/AsnC family transcriptional regulator has protein sequence MKNKLDQVDFNILSILAEDAQTPYTEVAKTLIISPGTVHTRIKKMREMGLILGASLNLDYTVMGWNFTAFLGIYLTKITLYKQVIENLIKIREVVKVHHVTGKYDIFIKMHTRDSIHYREIYQDAILTVEGIKGVDSFISVEQNLTRHIDLSG, from the coding sequence GTGAAGAATAAATTAGACCAAGTAGATTTCAATATTCTGTCCATCCTTGCTGAAGATGCGCAGACTCCTTACACTGAAGTTGCTAAGACGTTAATCATATCTCCTGGAACAGTACACACCCGCATAAAAAAAATGCGTGAGATGGGCCTAATACTTGGGGCCTCTTTAAATTTAGATTACACCGTTATGGGTTGGAATTTTACTGCTTTTTTAGGAATCTACCTTACTAAAATTACTTTGTACAAGCAGGTCATAGAAAACCTTATTAAAATAAGGGAGGTAGTTAAAGTACACCATGTAACCGGTAAGTATGATATATTTATTAAAATGCATACGAGGGACAGTATCCACTACCGAGAAATTTATCAGGATGCTATTCTTACCGTTGAGGGAATTAAAGGTGTTGATTCCTTTATATCGGTCGAACAGAATTTGACTCGCCATATCGATTTGTCCGGATAG